Sequence from the Nilaparvata lugens isolate BPH chromosome 10, ASM1435652v1, whole genome shotgun sequence genome:
TCATATAATTAGTAAAGATAtgataaaatagtatatttctcaCTTGTAGAGTCACTTTTAAGATATGGACTGTTAGTTTGGGGTGCAGCAAATCACAACttaatatattcaattttaaaagcACAGAAACGTATTCTTAAGGTTATGACAAACAAAACCAACCGTTTACGTGTTTTCTAACCAAGTAAATTGTTCATCGAGAGTAACGTTCTCAGCGTCAGACAGTTGTATGTATTAGTTTTAGTaatttatattaagaagaatacaaattttactgatTTAATTTCCCATAGCCACAACACCAGAATTAGAAATCTGAATTTTCATCATGTTCCAAGAATGAACACAGCTTTTGGACAGAGATCTGTACAATATTCAGGTCCtagaatttacaataaaatcctGCAGATCGCAAAGGACGAAATAAATATAACTAGATTTAAAAGAACAGTACGAAACTGGTTATATGATACTGGTACCTACCAGACCGAGgagatcattataataataatattcgtatggcttttattagcggggagttcctgacggaagttccacctcgcctgaatatattatcatttgagccgtcaatgggccttacgattgtcatacttcagccgggaccgacagtttaacgtgtccatccgataacacgggagtgacctgatCAAAAACGTTTTGCTCTGAGTGGGTTTGAACCGAGATCTCTCTAGGTTGCTACGAAGGAATCTATctactagaccacggatcactccgtaAAGGAGCTCATTGTAAATAGGATATAGGATAAACTACTGTCATCTTTTTATAATATACTTATATAATAAGTATTATATTCTACCTTTAATAAATAACTAACATTTATagataaaattactaaatattTTATACATGTTTCAGAAAAGAATATCATGATCACCctgacacatattattatagtgggatcaatataaaaacttttagtactattttttcaagtttttaataaaagggtaccggttttttatttgaatcaagtagcccatataagcgaagtgattttattatagtggggtatcatgaTTAGGActagtttattattatcaacttttgtatgtatattataataattatgtacatgttttgtcaataaactcctctggttgcaattcataggcaatcagagaaattattattattcaatttacaatgaTTATTCACTATTGCGGACAGCAGTTGACGGTTCGGTGGGCGTGGCTTTGTTGAGTAATCGCTGTATGTGATTGGTGAGTTCAGAGTCGGACACGCCCACCGCCCAGGGTGGGAATGCGGAGGGGGGAAGGGTGACAGTGGCCATTGCCTCTCTCACTTGCTCGCAGTCGATGACCAGCTCGGTCATTGTCGCCGGTCGCGGAGCGTTGAACAGTCTGCATACCTCTTCGTTACCACTGCTGCTTGtctaaaaaataaacaacattgTAGCTTGTCTAAATGAAAGTTGTAGCTTGTTCCaagacctttaaaatgatgtattgtAAGTCATACTTTGTTGATGCTTCATATGTAATCTTAATTGTCCAGTTAATCTTCACAACGAGGAATAATACCATATTCACAAAATGATTAATAACAACAACTAAGgacaatgatgaaatatttaatgGTCCATTAGATATTGTAACGctccttgggggggggggggggctctGACAATATTTGAGCAATGCCTCAGATGGAGACgtcaaacataaataaaaaaatcttatacTGAGTCCTCGGTGTTATAACTTCAAATTTGTAAGTGTATGAATGAACACTATAAAACACCAGATTGAGTGAGTAAGAACAAGATTTAATACAATCGTCCAAGTCGCAGGAGGCATAAACTCTTGCACACCCTTGATTCGTCCAATGACTGATTGTATGAGAATAATGTTCTTTTGCAAGTGTAGGTTGTAGTGTAGTGTAGCGATTGCTAGACACTAGATTCGGTGACCTTAAACTATTAGGCTACCTGTGTTGAAAACAGTATATAAAATCAAACAGGTCAAGCAAAAACGTCGATGCATATAATTTGCGGGACTGTGCCTTTAATAAATTCTGAAGGTCTAGGATAGGACCAAAAGCTGTTCAGAAAATACTTCGAGGGCAGAATTATTTCGAACTTTAAGCTCTACTGTGTGAAATTATTACTGCAGCTGCTTCTGCTCTGTAGTAGGAAATGTATTCCTAAGTTGAGGTTGCGGgcacagataaaagctgatatattaGCTATtagtaaggacagagaatatatgatctcgatctgaccccactcaatATTTCCACTTAAACTTACAACACCGAATATATAATTAAAGCATAGATTTTGCTAAATCAAGACTTACATAATCTACATTCTGCAATTGCTGGCAATGTGATCTTATACTCTCTTCTACCCTTTGGGCAAGATGCTGGAGACAACGTGTCCCTCTTCTTCATTTTAGAGTAGataagtattcaatacaatGCTTACAGAACAAGACAATATAACAATATCACAGACAGACTCAATCAGTTTTAATAACAATATGTGTATCACAGCTGGGCAATTATCAGTAACACTCTTAGaacaataatctatatataattTGTCGTTAAACGCTATACATGCAAATAATTCTAAATATAACACTAATTAAAGCTTTCTTCTTTGTTTCAGGTGCTGCAATAACACTCAGTTACAGATATACTACAAACAGTTTACAATTAAAAAGGTTTTTGAGGCGGGacaaattttaacattcaatcTGGGCTGCTGACCTCAATAACTGCTGTTATCAGTCGAAGTGTAGGACTTTTGTCATAAAAATGTTAGGGTGGAACCCAATCACACTCTTCAGTGGAAGGAGCCTTTGTTCTAAGAGCTCCTAGCACTTCAGAGCTTTCAATGAAACAGTATCGCTCGGCTCATATACTGCCACCCCCTGCAGAGGTGGTATCGCTCCTTGGTCCTTATCACCTCGTCAATTGTGGTTTGACCACTCTTACCCACGCCGAGACTTCAGATGTTAGGAGGGCTCTTAAGGCAGCAGCCACCTCCTTATTTGCCCTTAGCCCGTCCCCCCTCTCCTGACTGGCGTACACCACTTGATGGAATTGAGTTTCTCAGAAACTGGGTCCTATTTTCTTAAATCATCTATAGGTTTAATGGTCCATTCGATTTAGAAGCCTTGTAGCATCGACTaccgctatagtgaggtccacgttataatggcagtgtttgattagcaatggtattgctatccttggctatcattcaacaaagcggatagcgctatctctttctcactttactctgttgccagatcgtctaccaacaatgtagaattaaggattaattaacaacatattttatcttaattatgaaaatttattataagattattgaaaaatataatttcgtgcttaatagaatataattgattattgtaaacaagaatgaaccgttaatatcacatcaataaacctgtatcagctaccgtctatagaaggtattgacaagacagagtatcggcaacgtttaatctcctatctttatccactgccattaagacgtggacctaactataggtAGTATTGGAGCGAAAATATCGCTAGTAAGCCTTAACATGATAACAACTACTTTGTAGGAAAAACAATATGATACGAAATGACTATTCTATTGCGGATGACAGGTGATAACTCACTGGTAGTGCCTGGGAATGAGTGTCTGTTTCGCTCTGTGGAGTCATTTCTGAGGAAGCAGGCGCATGCGCATGTCCAACACTTGTGCTGTCATC
This genomic interval carries:
- the LOC111044913 gene encoding uncharacterized protein LOC111044913, whose translation is MVKSWAPEPPEERDDQLPVVSSEHLIFPQSEDDSDDMQFIPDAPTGYTLFPNADIEDHSNADTDDSDDSTSVGHAHAPASSEMTPQSETDTHSQALPTSSSGNEEVCRLFNAPRPATMTELVIDCEQVREAMATVTLPPSAFPPWAVGVSDSELTNHIQRLLNKATPTEPSTAVRNSE